AGTTCTTTCAGATTATATCTGTTTATTATGTCAATAAGCTTAATCGCATAGGATGAATCTGTAGCATAACCACACCTTCTCAGCGCCCAGGCGCCCTCGGTGCTGTCAAACATAACCGCTCTGAAAGGCGCATACCTTTCTTTTGTTAAAAGAAGTTCATTATGATCATTCCAGCTTTCTTTAACATTATTGTATGCTCTGAATTCAGCATCTACTCTAAATGAAACGCCGTTGTATTCCTCCCACGTGTTTGACGTTACAGAACCGGCTGAAGCTGTTCCTTTTACACCAAAAAGATTGTTTGACAACTGTCCGGTATATTTGTCTACCGGAACGCTCTGTCCCCATCCTGTTTCAAGAATAGCCTGAGCGGTTTGCAGTGCAGCTGACATACCTGTATTATTTTTGGTTTCTACAGCTAAGTCTGAAGCAAAATCAAGGAATTGATCTTTTGCCACAATCGGAAGTGCCGTATATATTTTTTCCGTATAGATTGTAAATTTTACATCTTCTGTTTTCAAAACTGCTCCGTTATAAACCGCTTCAGCCCTCAGACTCCAAGATCCTGAGTCCGTAACTCCTGGAGTATATGATTGTCCCGAAAGCACCTTGCTCACACCTGTCTTCAAGTTAGTTAAAATATACTTAACATCACTTAAAGCTACATTACTTTTTACATTGAGATTGAAAGTATCGGTAACAACCTGACCCGGTCCTACACTTTGTAAAAACAGTTTAGGTGTACCTGCAACATTTACCTTAACCTTGCTGCTTTCATATACGTTGCCTGCAGTATCCTTAACTCTTACGTAAAGTTCCTTGGCTCCAGCCATTTCAGGTCCAGGAAACCATGTATAGCTTCCGTATCCGGCTTTATAAAGAACCGTCTCTTCTCCCGTAACAGAATCCACCAATATGTACTCTGTCTCTGAAACATTAAAGTTTCTTGAGGCCCTAAGAGTAACCGAACCATCAACAGACTGGCCTGAGGTAACTCCTCCAAGATACAAATACCTGTCAACATCAACCTTTACATTGACATAATCCCCGTAATATGGCGTTTTGTCCATATCATAAGCAATTACTCTCAAAGACATATTTCCGTTATCTTCCATAACGGGAATCATTGTAAATCCTCCTAAAGGATCCAATTGAGGTGAAATATAGTACGCTCCTGTATCCGGATTAATTATTTCATATTGAACATATGCAGCAGAGAAATTCAGTTCTGCATTAAGTGGTACACTATCAGCTGTAACCAATTCTCCCTCAGCAAGACCTGTTAATTTTATTTTAGGAGATATGTTTACATTTACATTAATTGCATCTCCCGCAAGAAAATTTCCGTTTTTATCATAAATAGCTGCTACAAGAATTTTATCTCCTTCATCTT
Above is a window of Sedimentibacter sp. MB35-C1 DNA encoding:
- a CDS encoding stalk domain-containing protein gives rise to the protein MKKKIFNWKAVILILMIATLANINPNVYAQSPIKFMIDGKEIKAEPEAFIKNDRTLVPLRVIAEELDAVVTWDNDSRTVHISKDDMQVELTIDSHLIEYVNDTEKIYKLSDVAPIIKDDRTFVPIRLVSNALGVGIEWNDEKRTVVIDSSEKSEIESFFDVNISSVKAGQVISGTTSLKADVGSSLVSGSSEIRYLLLDADTKKGFIVAKGSELNSSYQWIPSMEDEGDKILVAAIYDKNGNFLAGDAINVNVNISPKIKLTGLAEGELVTADSVPLNAELNFSAAYVQYEIINPDTGAYYISPQLDPLGGFTMIPVMEDNGNMSLRVIAYDMDKTPYYGDYVNVKVDVDRYLYLGGVTSGQSVDGSVTLRASRNFNVSETEYILVDSVTGEETVLYKAGYGSYTWFPGPEMAGAKELYVRVKDTAGNVYESSKVKVNVAGTPKLFLQSVGPGQVVTDTFNLNVKSNVALSDVKYILTNLKTGVSKVLSGQSYTPGVTDSGSWSLRAEAVYNGAVLKTEDVKFTIYTEKIYTALPIVAKDQFLDFASDLAVETKNNTGMSAALQTAQAILETGWGQSVPVDKYTGQLSNNLFGVKGTASAGSVTSNTWEEYNGVSFRVDAEFRAYNNVKESWNDHNELLLTKERYAPFRAVMFDSTEGAWALRRCGYATDSSYAIKLIDIINRYNLKELDKVGI